From Salvia splendens isolate huo1 chromosome 3, SspV2, whole genome shotgun sequence, a single genomic window includes:
- the LOC121793546 gene encoding pectin acetylesterase 9-like isoform X2: MSKVEVFSGILSNNASFNPDFYNWNRVKLRYCDGASFAGDAVFDNGTSLLYFRGQRIWKAIIHDLLPKGLGQARKALLSGCSAGGLATFVHCDDFTSYLPANASVKCLSDAGFFLDARDIAMNHSMRYFYKSLVSLQGVEKNLNKNCTSSGYPELCFFPQYVLPYIKMPYFILNTAYDVYQFHHILVPPAADPHGHWYRCKLNPKDCNAVQIATLQGFRRYMLETLRPFYMNSTSGGMFINSCFAHCQSESQDTWFALDSPRVHNKTIAQAVGDWYFSRRISKEIDCAYPCDSSCHNQLS; the protein is encoded by the exons ATGTCTAAGGTTGAGGTTTTTTCCGGCATTTTGAGCAACAACGCCTCCTTCAACCCTG ATTTTTACAACTGGAACCGTGTAAAGCTAAGATACTGCGATGGTGCCTCCTTTGCTGGGGATGCTGTATTTGATAATGGA ACATCATTGCTTTATTTCAGAGGCCAGAGAATATGGAAAGCAATCATTCATGATCTTCTCCCCAAAGGCTTAGGCCAAGCAAGAAAG GCTTTGCTATCTGGTTGCTCTGCCGGGGGCTTGGCCACCTTCGTGCATTGTGACGACTTCACTAGCTATTTGCCAGCAAATGCAAGTGTCAAATGTCTAAGCGATGCTGGCTTTTTTCTTGATGC ACGAGACATTGCTATGAACCACAGCATGCGATATTTCTACAAAAGCCTCGTTTCTCTGCAG GGCGTGGAAAAGAACCTGAATAAGAACTGCACGAGTTCTGGTTATCCCGAACTA TGCTTCTTCCCACAATACGTTTTGCCATACATCAAGATGCCCTATTTCATCTTGAACACGGCTTATGATGTGTATCAA TTTCATCACATTTTGGTGCCTCCGGCTGCTGATCCCCACGGCCACTGGTACCGTTGCAAGCTTAACCCGAAAGATTGTAACGCAGTCCAGATTGCTACTTTGCAAG GATTCAGGAGATACATGCTTGAAACGCTGCGGCCTTTTTACATGAACTCAACAAGTGGAGGGATGTTTATAAACTCGTGTTTTGCTCATTGCCAGAGTGAATCACAGGACACCTGGTTCGCACTCGACTCTCCAAGAGTACACAATAAG ACCATCGCACAAGCTGTTGGTGATTGGTACTTCAGCAGAAGGATAAGCAAGGAGATAGACTGTGCATATCCTTGTGATAGTAGCTGCCATAATCAGTTGAGCTGA
- the LOC121793546 gene encoding pectin acetylesterase 9-like isoform X1 → MKANASFSILVLVVLTCAPRCIMSQQQRRVNMTLVRNASSIGAYCLDGSSPAYHFDRGFGAGARNWLLQFEGGGWCNDVKSCLGRASTRRGSTLHMSKVEVFSGILSNNASFNPDFYNWNRVKLRYCDGASFAGDAVFDNGTSLLYFRGQRIWKAIIHDLLPKGLGQARKALLSGCSAGGLATFVHCDDFTSYLPANASVKCLSDAGFFLDARDIAMNHSMRYFYKSLVSLQGVEKNLNKNCTSSGYPELCFFPQYVLPYIKMPYFILNTAYDVYQFHHILVPPAADPHGHWYRCKLNPKDCNAVQIATLQGFRRYMLETLRPFYMNSTSGGMFINSCFAHCQSESQDTWFALDSPRVHNKTIAQAVGDWYFSRRISKEIDCAYPCDSSCHNQLS, encoded by the exons ATGAAGGCAAATGCGTCGTTTAGCATTCTGGTGCTGGTGGTGCTAACGTGCGCGCCGCGGTGCATAATGtcgcagcagcagcggcgagTGAACATGACTCTCGTCAGGAACGCTTCGTCGATCGGCGCAT aTTGCTTGGACGGAAGTTCGCCGGCGTATCATTTTGACAGGGGATTTGGGGCGGGCGCGCGCAACTGGCTCTTGCAATTTGAG GGCGGAGGGTGGTGCAACGACGTCAAATCCTGCCTTGGCAGAGCCTCTACTCGCCGTGGATCCACTCTTCACATGTCTAAGGTTGAGGTTTTTTCCGGCATTTTGAGCAACAACGCCTCCTTCAACCCTG ATTTTTACAACTGGAACCGTGTAAAGCTAAGATACTGCGATGGTGCCTCCTTTGCTGGGGATGCTGTATTTGATAATGGA ACATCATTGCTTTATTTCAGAGGCCAGAGAATATGGAAAGCAATCATTCATGATCTTCTCCCCAAAGGCTTAGGCCAAGCAAGAAAG GCTTTGCTATCTGGTTGCTCTGCCGGGGGCTTGGCCACCTTCGTGCATTGTGACGACTTCACTAGCTATTTGCCAGCAAATGCAAGTGTCAAATGTCTAAGCGATGCTGGCTTTTTTCTTGATGC ACGAGACATTGCTATGAACCACAGCATGCGATATTTCTACAAAAGCCTCGTTTCTCTGCAG GGCGTGGAAAAGAACCTGAATAAGAACTGCACGAGTTCTGGTTATCCCGAACTA TGCTTCTTCCCACAATACGTTTTGCCATACATCAAGATGCCCTATTTCATCTTGAACACGGCTTATGATGTGTATCAA TTTCATCACATTTTGGTGCCTCCGGCTGCTGATCCCCACGGCCACTGGTACCGTTGCAAGCTTAACCCGAAAGATTGTAACGCAGTCCAGATTGCTACTTTGCAAG GATTCAGGAGATACATGCTTGAAACGCTGCGGCCTTTTTACATGAACTCAACAAGTGGAGGGATGTTTATAAACTCGTGTTTTGCTCATTGCCAGAGTGAATCACAGGACACCTGGTTCGCACTCGACTCTCCAAGAGTACACAATAAG ACCATCGCACAAGCTGTTGGTGATTGGTACTTCAGCAGAAGGATAAGCAAGGAGATAGACTGTGCATATCCTTGTGATAGTAGCTGCCATAATCAGTTGAGCTGA